Proteins from a genomic interval of Rhipicephalus microplus isolate Deutch F79 chromosome 6, USDA_Rmic, whole genome shotgun sequence:
- the LOC142765097 gene encoding uncharacterized protein LOC142765097 gives MASWDHQQTHIAQPEANDEQWALLEHRGDTVNEQLHEKQDGDVKREVGSIPDTNEEWLSADDMERLLHWCRCDAVFKGGVKDIVKKAAKRLESAQDTEKYFWWWRSAWNDTFAHDAGWEGIRPYVVTATLLLHTVFHVLEALSSLTHFNALHALLVGLKHFTTVMTHASVLSIATRFLSIVVVKASLVVKSRYVGIITFLVLTCTFILMATYFICIHKVGTGITLLQETRREEDFPWLLQLLADTWRVYVLTAAVLMCATLVVGMVIDFHVLTSASFLHTLVMAQYRRLASHRRLKRRAE, from the exons ATGGCCTCATGGGACCACCAACAGACACACATCGCGCAACCCGAGGCCAACGACGAGCAATGGGCATTGCTGGAACATCGCGGCGACACAGTGAACGAGCAGTTGCACGAGAAACAAGATGGCGACGTGAAACGCGAGGTGGGAAGTATTCCAGATACGAATGAAGAATGGCTCAGCGCTGACGATATGGAAAGGTTGTTGCActggtgtcgatgcgatgcggtCTTCAAGGGTGGCGTGAAGGATATCGTCAAAAAGGCCGCTAAGCGACTGGAGAGTGCTCAAGATACGGAGAAGTATTTCTGGTGGTGGCGCTCTGCATGGAACGACACTTTCGCGCATGACGCTGGCTGGGAGGGCATACGTCCATACGTCGTCACTGCCACCCTCCTTTTGCACACT GTCTTCCACGTTCTCGAAGCACTGTCATCTCTGACGCACTTCAACGCTCTGCACGCTCTGCTCGTGGGGCTGAAGCATTTCACGACGGTGATGACGCATGCTTCCGTACTTTCCATCGCCACACGATTTCTCTCTATCGTGGTTGTCAAGGCGAGCCTAGTAGTGAAGTCACGCTACGTTGGTATTATAACCTTCCTGGTTCTCACCTGTACTTTCATCCTGATGGCCACTTACTTCATCTGCATTCATAAAGTGGGCACCGGAATCACG CTTCTCCAGGAGACGCGCCGAGAAGAGGACTTCCCCTGGCTCCTCCAACTGCTCGCAGACACGTGGAGGGTGTACGTGCTTACAGCAGCGGTCCTGATGTGCGCTACGCTGGTGGTCGGAATGGTGATCGACTTCCACGTCCTGACATCGGCCTCCTTCCTCCACACCCTGGTGATGGCGCAGTACAGAAGGCTCGCGTCTCACCGGAGGTTGAAAAGACGGGCGGAGTAG